A single region of the Lineus longissimus chromosome 14, tnLinLong1.2, whole genome shotgun sequence genome encodes:
- the LOC135498723 gene encoding 2'-5'-oligoadenylate synthase 3-like, whose amino-acid sequence MPQRRSKADKEEKRSMFDDLLSDLVDDLEIDEEFKRRGKAAANRVFRLLQRESEYRIDRVKVAGGQGKNTSIRGRHMDYDCVVFINGEEPPFSDVIDEFEALINNFFEIPVSVTPYSLKFKLDDVNFDLLPATNEVLTHDTSDTTRMQVARTLDKMKRIPAGEIRYYSAALTEGALDFIQSRSDFVLSFIKLCKYWNNGVKCGYISGRSTIIETIAVAVAEEEETKAGQSRRKPSLRNSITNFLEQMRHTAEINVAFYHNYRRSDVPRHIAKQRPLVLDPSNPWNNLLSRRTQSSLEPFEEHAKNILGEIYKLNAVAYQRDLEYTDISALFRPYIRLIGLIGLLMDVVHACRRLLYRPA is encoded by the coding sequence ATGCCGCAAAGGAGGAGCAAGGCAGATAAGGAGGAAAAGAGGAGCATGTTTGATGATCTTCTTTCAGATCTCGTGGATGATCTGGAAATTGATGAAGAGTTCAAACGACGCGGAAAAGCCGCAGCTAATCGGGTCTTCCGGCTCCTTCAGAGGGAATCAGAGTACAGAATAGACCGTGTTAAAGTCGCAGGCGGGCAAGGCAAAAATACCTCGATCCGTGGACGACATATGGATTATGATTGTGTAGTTTTCATCAATGGAGAGGAACCGCCATTTTCTGACGTTATTGATGAATTTGAGGCACTGATTAACAACTTTTTTGAAATACCAGTCTCGGTGACACCGTATTCGCTCAAGTTTAAGCTGGATGATGTCAACTTTGACCTTCTCCCAGCCACAAATGAAGTCCTAACGCACGATACTTCGGACACGACTCGGATGCAAGTTGCGAGGACTCTTGATAAGATGAAAAGGATCCCTGCCGGCGAAATTAGATATTACAGCGCAGCCCTAACAGAGGGGGCATTGGACTTCATTCAGTCTCGCTCTGACTTTGTTCTCAGCTTCATCAAGCTTTGTAAGTACTGGAATAACGGCGTAAAATGCGGATACATCTCGGGCCGCTCGACAATTATTGAAACAATTGCAGTGGCTGTAGCGGAGGAGGAGGAGACAAAAGCTGGTCAAAGCCGGAGAAAACCTTCTCTCAGAAACTCCATCACAAATTTCCTTGAGCAAATGAGACATACGGCGGAAATAAACGTGGCCTTTTATCACAACTACAGGAGATCGGACGTCCCGAGACATATCGCAAAGCAGAGGCCTCTGGTGCTCGACCCGTCCAACCCCTGGAACAACCTACTTTCCCGACGGACCCAGTCCTCTCTCGAACCATTTGAAGAACACGCAAAAAATATCTTGGGCGAGATTTACAAGCTGAATGCAGTGGCTTATCAGCGGGACTTGGAATACACTGACATATCGGCCTTATTTCGGCCTTATATCCGCCTTATCGGCCTTATCGGCCTTTTGATGGATGTAGTACATGCATGCCGACGCCTTTTATATAGACCTGCATGA